A region from the Manihot esculenta cultivar AM560-2 chromosome 13, M.esculenta_v8, whole genome shotgun sequence genome encodes:
- the LOC110629648 gene encoding uncharacterized protein LOC110629648 isoform X2: MYNSEHKGHCPPMSPRISFSNDFVDSQQIFKQERTSSRSRSEAPVSTDFEFSVSNYSMMSADELFFKGTLLPFKDNANNSQMQRTIRDELLVDDDDYEDREVCLRPPKGSTRWKSLLGLKKSHIGSKKVDKNDGSMEKVGGSRRLGFVHEEELLSEGGSSITEM, encoded by the exons ATGTACAACTCAGAACACAAAGGTCATTGCCCTCCAATGAGTCCAAGAATCTCCTTCTCCAATGATTTTGTTGATTCACAGCAGATTTTCAAACAAGAGAGAACCTCATCAAGATCAAGATCAGAGGCCCCAGTATCCACTGACTTCGAATTCTCTGTCTCTAACTACTCCATGATGAGTGCAGATGAGCTTTTCTTCAAAGGTACACTCTTGCCTTTCAAAGATAATGCCAATAACAGCCAAATGCAAAGGACTATAAGAGATGAGCTGCTTGTTGACGACGATGATTATGAAGATCGGGAAGTGTGCCTCAGGCCACCTAAGGGTTCAACAAGGTGGAAAAGTCTTCTGGGTCTCAAGAAAAGCCACATTGGCTCCAAGAAAGTTGATAAGAATGATGGCTCTATGGAAAAAGTTGGTGGAAGTAGAAGGCTCGGGTTTGTGCATGAAGAG GAGCTTTTGAGTGAAGGAGGGTCAAGTATCACAGAGATGTAG
- the LOC110630025 gene encoding B3 domain-containing protein Os01g0234100 isoform X4, translating into MAEKVQGFEKTGKRLKMKRRHSDSKIKHAMTSHAGKCIWQNKPTIDRSSTPGELKSPAMIRAEEVQSNLESAFPSFVKSLVRSHVGSCFWMGLPGPFCRAHLPREDTIITLEDECGKGFRMKYIAYKTGLSAGWRQFCVAHQLLEGDVLVFQLIEPCKFKVYIIRANDLTEVDGALGLLTLDPQIKQNDAEIATVPCKSTKRKRPRSLPLAIVQKKQKKSGRSRISVPKTAQLAEQSENDSEEVGSEVLEGFKLSLPAIQFENVKGFENFNILVDGLVLDSELSEDVRRKYYDLCCSQNSFLHENLIKGINFKLIAGIISEIVNIADGIRACNLTTSRNEFNTWDKTLKASEHFGMNVGFLRARLSQLVSLAFDSEGATNTRRYIEARNEIVHTEDEIRNLEAKLVELKAAHDKFGSDIESLKSKAESYELQFQEEVLAPW; encoded by the exons ATGGCAGAAAAG GTTCAGGGCTTTGAGAAAACTGGAAAGCGTCTTAAGATGAAGAGGAGACATTCGGATTCCAAAATTAAGCAC GCAATGACAAGTCATGCAGGGAAGTGTATCTG GCAAAATAAGCCCACAATTGATAGATCAAGTACTCCTGGGGAACTTAAGTCACCTGCCATGATTCGAGCAGAGGAGGTTCAATCTAATTTGGAATCAGCATTCCCTAGCTTTGTGAAATCTTTAGTTAGATCGCATGTTGGCAGTTGTTTCTGGATG GGGCTTCCTGGACCATTCTGTAGAGCACACTTGCCACGAGAGGACACAATTATCACCTTGGAAGATGAATGTGGGAAAGGATTCAGGATGAAGTACATCGCATATAAGACAGGATTGAGTGCTGGTTGGAGGCAGTTTTGTGTTGCACATCAATTGCTTGAGGGAGATGTGCTGGTCTTTCAATTAATTGAACCCTGCAAGTTTAAG GTTTACATCATAAGGGCAAACGATTTGACTGAAGTCGATGGAGCTCTTGGTCTTCTAACTTTGGATCCTCAAATAAAACAAAATGATGCAG AAATTGCCACAGTACCTTGTAAAAGTACAAAGAGGAAACGTCCAAGGTCACTTCCATTGGCTATTGTCCAAAAAAAACAGAAGAAATCTGGCAGGTCAAGAATATCAGTTCCGAAAACAGCGCAATTGGCTGAACAATCTGAAAATGACAGTGAAGAAGTTGGTTCAGAAGTTCTGGAAGGTTTCAAGTTATCCTTGCCTGCTATTCAATTTGAAAATGTCAAGGGCTTTGAGAATTTCAACATTCTCGTTGATGGGCTAGTTCTAGATTCTGAACTATCAGAAGATGTTCGGAGGAAGTACTATGATCTCTGCTGCAGTCAGAATTCATTTCTTCATGAAAACCTTATCAAGGGTATCAACTTTAAGTTGATTGCAGGAATCATTTCTGAAATTGTTAATATCGCTGATGGCATAAGAGCTTGTAACCTTACCACCTCAAGGAATGAATTCAATACTTGGGACAAGACATTAAAAGCTTCCGAACATTTTGGCATGAATGTTGGATTTTTACGTGCCAGGCTGAGCCAGCTTGTAAGCCTTGCCTTTGATTCAGAAGGTGCCACAAATACTCGGAGGTATATAGAAGCTAGAAATGAAATAGTTCACACAGAAGATGAGATAAGAAATCTTGAAGCAAAGCTTGTGGAATTGAAGGCAGCCCATGACAAGTTTGGTTCTGATATTGAGAGTCTCAAGTCAAAGGCCGAAAGCTATGAGCTCCAGTTTCAGGAAGAGGTTCTTGCTCCATGGTGA
- the LOC110629648 gene encoding uncharacterized protein LOC110629648 isoform X1 — protein MACLDMYNSEHKGHCPPMSPRISFSNDFVDSQQIFKQERTSSRSRSEAPVSTDFEFSVSNYSMMSADELFFKGTLLPFKDNANNSQMQRTIRDELLVDDDDYEDREVCLRPPKGSTRWKSLLGLKKSHIGSKKVDKNDGSMEKVGGSRRLGFVHEEELLSEGGSSITEM, from the exons ATGGCATGTTTAGACATGTACAACTCAGAACACAAAGGTCATTGCCCTCCAATGAGTCCAAGAATCTCCTTCTCCAATGATTTTGTTGATTCACAGCAGATTTTCAAACAAGAGAGAACCTCATCAAGATCAAGATCAGAGGCCCCAGTATCCACTGACTTCGAATTCTCTGTCTCTAACTACTCCATGATGAGTGCAGATGAGCTTTTCTTCAAAGGTACACTCTTGCCTTTCAAAGATAATGCCAATAACAGCCAAATGCAAAGGACTATAAGAGATGAGCTGCTTGTTGACGACGATGATTATGAAGATCGGGAAGTGTGCCTCAGGCCACCTAAGGGTTCAACAAGGTGGAAAAGTCTTCTGGGTCTCAAGAAAAGCCACATTGGCTCCAAGAAAGTTGATAAGAATGATGGCTCTATGGAAAAAGTTGGTGGAAGTAGAAGGCTCGGGTTTGTGCATGAAGAG GAGCTTTTGAGTGAAGGAGGGTCAAGTATCACAGAGATGTAG
- the LOC110630025 gene encoding B3 domain-containing protein Os01g0234100 isoform X1 yields the protein MAEKVKKEAEEGNLYKTASLGEEKLKSAGDEDVTLAQLSFHPSSPRPRPLAIASSSSVQGFEKTGKRLKMKRRHSDSKIKHAMTSHAGKCICCRQNKPTIDRSSTPGELKSPAMIRAEEVQSNLESAFPSFVKSLVRSHVGSCFWMGLPGPFCRAHLPREDTIITLEDECGKGFRMKYIAYKTGLSAGWRQFCVAHQLLEGDVLVFQLIEPCKFKVYIIRANDLTEVDGALGLLTLDPQIKQNDAEIATVPCKSTKRKRPRSLPLAIVQKKQKKSGRSRISVPKTAQLAEQSENDSEEVGSEVLEGFKLSLPAIQFENVKGFENFNILVDGLVLDSELSEDVRRKYYDLCCSQNSFLHENLIKGINFKLIAGIISEIVNIADGIRACNLTTSRNEFNTWDKTLKASEHFGMNVGFLRARLSQLVSLAFDSEGATNTRRYIEARNEIVHTEDEIRNLEAKLVELKAAHDKFGSDIESLKSKAESYELQFQEEVLAPW from the exons ATGGCAGAAAAGGTAAAGAAGGAAGCGGAAGAGGGAAATTTGTACAAAACAGCATCACTTGGTGAAGAGAAACTCAAATCTGCTGGAGATGAGGACGTAACCCTGGCTCAATTGTCCTTTCATCCCTCTAGTCCCAGGCCTAGGCCTCTTGCTATTGCTTCCTCTTCTTCG GTTCAGGGCTTTGAGAAAACTGGAAAGCGTCTTAAGATGAAGAGGAGACATTCGGATTCCAAAATTAAGCAC GCAATGACAAGTCATGCAGGGAAGTGTATCTG TTGTAGGCAAAATAAGCCCACAATTGATAGATCAAGTACTCCTGGGGAACTTAAGTCACCTGCCATGATTCGAGCAGAGGAGGTTCAATCTAATTTGGAATCAGCATTCCCTAGCTTTGTGAAATCTTTAGTTAGATCGCATGTTGGCAGTTGTTTCTGGATG GGGCTTCCTGGACCATTCTGTAGAGCACACTTGCCACGAGAGGACACAATTATCACCTTGGAAGATGAATGTGGGAAAGGATTCAGGATGAAGTACATCGCATATAAGACAGGATTGAGTGCTGGTTGGAGGCAGTTTTGTGTTGCACATCAATTGCTTGAGGGAGATGTGCTGGTCTTTCAATTAATTGAACCCTGCAAGTTTAAG GTTTACATCATAAGGGCAAACGATTTGACTGAAGTCGATGGAGCTCTTGGTCTTCTAACTTTGGATCCTCAAATAAAACAAAATGATGCAG AAATTGCCACAGTACCTTGTAAAAGTACAAAGAGGAAACGTCCAAGGTCACTTCCATTGGCTATTGTCCAAAAAAAACAGAAGAAATCTGGCAGGTCAAGAATATCAGTTCCGAAAACAGCGCAATTGGCTGAACAATCTGAAAATGACAGTGAAGAAGTTGGTTCAGAAGTTCTGGAAGGTTTCAAGTTATCCTTGCCTGCTATTCAATTTGAAAATGTCAAGGGCTTTGAGAATTTCAACATTCTCGTTGATGGGCTAGTTCTAGATTCTGAACTATCAGAAGATGTTCGGAGGAAGTACTATGATCTCTGCTGCAGTCAGAATTCATTTCTTCATGAAAACCTTATCAAGGGTATCAACTTTAAGTTGATTGCAGGAATCATTTCTGAAATTGTTAATATCGCTGATGGCATAAGAGCTTGTAACCTTACCACCTCAAGGAATGAATTCAATACTTGGGACAAGACATTAAAAGCTTCCGAACATTTTGGCATGAATGTTGGATTTTTACGTGCCAGGCTGAGCCAGCTTGTAAGCCTTGCCTTTGATTCAGAAGGTGCCACAAATACTCGGAGGTATATAGAAGCTAGAAATGAAATAGTTCACACAGAAGATGAGATAAGAAATCTTGAAGCAAAGCTTGTGGAATTGAAGGCAGCCCATGACAAGTTTGGTTCTGATATTGAGAGTCTCAAGTCAAAGGCCGAAAGCTATGAGCTCCAGTTTCAGGAAGAGGTTCTTGCTCCATGGTGA
- the LOC110630025 gene encoding B3 domain-containing protein Os01g0234100 isoform X3, translating to MAEKVQGFEKTGKRLKMKRRHSDSKIKHAMTSHAGKCICCRQNKPTIDRSSTPGELKSPAMIRAEEVQSNLESAFPSFVKSLVRSHVGSCFWMGLPGPFCRAHLPREDTIITLEDECGKGFRMKYIAYKTGLSAGWRQFCVAHQLLEGDVLVFQLIEPCKFKVYIIRANDLTEVDGALGLLTLDPQIKQNDAEIATVPCKSTKRKRPRSLPLAIVQKKQKKSGRSRISVPKTAQLAEQSENDSEEVGSEVLEGFKLSLPAIQFENVKGFENFNILVDGLVLDSELSEDVRRKYYDLCCSQNSFLHENLIKGINFKLIAGIISEIVNIADGIRACNLTTSRNEFNTWDKTLKASEHFGMNVGFLRARLSQLVSLAFDSEGATNTRRYIEARNEIVHTEDEIRNLEAKLVELKAAHDKFGSDIESLKSKAESYELQFQEEVLAPW from the exons ATGGCAGAAAAG GTTCAGGGCTTTGAGAAAACTGGAAAGCGTCTTAAGATGAAGAGGAGACATTCGGATTCCAAAATTAAGCAC GCAATGACAAGTCATGCAGGGAAGTGTATCTG TTGTAGGCAAAATAAGCCCACAATTGATAGATCAAGTACTCCTGGGGAACTTAAGTCACCTGCCATGATTCGAGCAGAGGAGGTTCAATCTAATTTGGAATCAGCATTCCCTAGCTTTGTGAAATCTTTAGTTAGATCGCATGTTGGCAGTTGTTTCTGGATG GGGCTTCCTGGACCATTCTGTAGAGCACACTTGCCACGAGAGGACACAATTATCACCTTGGAAGATGAATGTGGGAAAGGATTCAGGATGAAGTACATCGCATATAAGACAGGATTGAGTGCTGGTTGGAGGCAGTTTTGTGTTGCACATCAATTGCTTGAGGGAGATGTGCTGGTCTTTCAATTAATTGAACCCTGCAAGTTTAAG GTTTACATCATAAGGGCAAACGATTTGACTGAAGTCGATGGAGCTCTTGGTCTTCTAACTTTGGATCCTCAAATAAAACAAAATGATGCAG AAATTGCCACAGTACCTTGTAAAAGTACAAAGAGGAAACGTCCAAGGTCACTTCCATTGGCTATTGTCCAAAAAAAACAGAAGAAATCTGGCAGGTCAAGAATATCAGTTCCGAAAACAGCGCAATTGGCTGAACAATCTGAAAATGACAGTGAAGAAGTTGGTTCAGAAGTTCTGGAAGGTTTCAAGTTATCCTTGCCTGCTATTCAATTTGAAAATGTCAAGGGCTTTGAGAATTTCAACATTCTCGTTGATGGGCTAGTTCTAGATTCTGAACTATCAGAAGATGTTCGGAGGAAGTACTATGATCTCTGCTGCAGTCAGAATTCATTTCTTCATGAAAACCTTATCAAGGGTATCAACTTTAAGTTGATTGCAGGAATCATTTCTGAAATTGTTAATATCGCTGATGGCATAAGAGCTTGTAACCTTACCACCTCAAGGAATGAATTCAATACTTGGGACAAGACATTAAAAGCTTCCGAACATTTTGGCATGAATGTTGGATTTTTACGTGCCAGGCTGAGCCAGCTTGTAAGCCTTGCCTTTGATTCAGAAGGTGCCACAAATACTCGGAGGTATATAGAAGCTAGAAATGAAATAGTTCACACAGAAGATGAGATAAGAAATCTTGAAGCAAAGCTTGTGGAATTGAAGGCAGCCCATGACAAGTTTGGTTCTGATATTGAGAGTCTCAAGTCAAAGGCCGAAAGCTATGAGCTCCAGTTTCAGGAAGAGGTTCTTGCTCCATGGTGA
- the LOC110630025 gene encoding B3 domain-containing protein Os01g0234100 isoform X2: MAEKVKKEAEEGNLYKTASLGEEKLKSAGDEDVTLAQLSFHPSSPRPRPLAIASSSSVQGFEKTGKRLKMKRRHSDSKIKHAMTSHAGKCIWQNKPTIDRSSTPGELKSPAMIRAEEVQSNLESAFPSFVKSLVRSHVGSCFWMGLPGPFCRAHLPREDTIITLEDECGKGFRMKYIAYKTGLSAGWRQFCVAHQLLEGDVLVFQLIEPCKFKVYIIRANDLTEVDGALGLLTLDPQIKQNDAEIATVPCKSTKRKRPRSLPLAIVQKKQKKSGRSRISVPKTAQLAEQSENDSEEVGSEVLEGFKLSLPAIQFENVKGFENFNILVDGLVLDSELSEDVRRKYYDLCCSQNSFLHENLIKGINFKLIAGIISEIVNIADGIRACNLTTSRNEFNTWDKTLKASEHFGMNVGFLRARLSQLVSLAFDSEGATNTRRYIEARNEIVHTEDEIRNLEAKLVELKAAHDKFGSDIESLKSKAESYELQFQEEVLAPW; the protein is encoded by the exons ATGGCAGAAAAGGTAAAGAAGGAAGCGGAAGAGGGAAATTTGTACAAAACAGCATCACTTGGTGAAGAGAAACTCAAATCTGCTGGAGATGAGGACGTAACCCTGGCTCAATTGTCCTTTCATCCCTCTAGTCCCAGGCCTAGGCCTCTTGCTATTGCTTCCTCTTCTTCG GTTCAGGGCTTTGAGAAAACTGGAAAGCGTCTTAAGATGAAGAGGAGACATTCGGATTCCAAAATTAAGCAC GCAATGACAAGTCATGCAGGGAAGTGTATCTG GCAAAATAAGCCCACAATTGATAGATCAAGTACTCCTGGGGAACTTAAGTCACCTGCCATGATTCGAGCAGAGGAGGTTCAATCTAATTTGGAATCAGCATTCCCTAGCTTTGTGAAATCTTTAGTTAGATCGCATGTTGGCAGTTGTTTCTGGATG GGGCTTCCTGGACCATTCTGTAGAGCACACTTGCCACGAGAGGACACAATTATCACCTTGGAAGATGAATGTGGGAAAGGATTCAGGATGAAGTACATCGCATATAAGACAGGATTGAGTGCTGGTTGGAGGCAGTTTTGTGTTGCACATCAATTGCTTGAGGGAGATGTGCTGGTCTTTCAATTAATTGAACCCTGCAAGTTTAAG GTTTACATCATAAGGGCAAACGATTTGACTGAAGTCGATGGAGCTCTTGGTCTTCTAACTTTGGATCCTCAAATAAAACAAAATGATGCAG AAATTGCCACAGTACCTTGTAAAAGTACAAAGAGGAAACGTCCAAGGTCACTTCCATTGGCTATTGTCCAAAAAAAACAGAAGAAATCTGGCAGGTCAAGAATATCAGTTCCGAAAACAGCGCAATTGGCTGAACAATCTGAAAATGACAGTGAAGAAGTTGGTTCAGAAGTTCTGGAAGGTTTCAAGTTATCCTTGCCTGCTATTCAATTTGAAAATGTCAAGGGCTTTGAGAATTTCAACATTCTCGTTGATGGGCTAGTTCTAGATTCTGAACTATCAGAAGATGTTCGGAGGAAGTACTATGATCTCTGCTGCAGTCAGAATTCATTTCTTCATGAAAACCTTATCAAGGGTATCAACTTTAAGTTGATTGCAGGAATCATTTCTGAAATTGTTAATATCGCTGATGGCATAAGAGCTTGTAACCTTACCACCTCAAGGAATGAATTCAATACTTGGGACAAGACATTAAAAGCTTCCGAACATTTTGGCATGAATGTTGGATTTTTACGTGCCAGGCTGAGCCAGCTTGTAAGCCTTGCCTTTGATTCAGAAGGTGCCACAAATACTCGGAGGTATATAGAAGCTAGAAATGAAATAGTTCACACAGAAGATGAGATAAGAAATCTTGAAGCAAAGCTTGTGGAATTGAAGGCAGCCCATGACAAGTTTGGTTCTGATATTGAGAGTCTCAAGTCAAAGGCCGAAAGCTATGAGCTCCAGTTTCAGGAAGAGGTTCTTGCTCCATGGTGA